The Stygiolobus azoricus genome window below encodes:
- a CDS encoding GTP cyclohydrolase IIa — protein sequence MKTVKLIMEGYKQWTESLGVDREWKIQAFQHYFSYLLYNKLAEIGSYVIPFRYDIHVILADGVREKDLVKVIEEIDTHSPTSIKLCKGYHQKPILSVFSCEEINLDKVPDERILVAHYDIDGITKLNIQQSMEKIDFLMDYIKAVGKRLGCIDQYFGGDNLGLFCSEDTVEAHIKVVKELNDVKVGIGIGSKARDALRNATEALDEIRKFREEKWKIIG from the coding sequence GTGAAAACAGTAAAGCTCATAATGGAGGGTTATAAACAGTGGACTGAAAGTTTAGGAGTCGACAGAGAATGGAAAATTCAAGCTTTCCAACACTACTTTTCTTACTTACTCTACAACAAATTAGCCGAAATTGGAAGTTACGTTATCCCATTTCGTTATGATATCCACGTTATATTAGCCGATGGAGTAAGGGAAAAAGATTTAGTAAAAGTAATAGAAGAAATAGATACTCATTCTCCGACTTCTATTAAACTATGTAAAGGTTATCACCAAAAGCCTATCCTTTCAGTGTTTTCTTGTGAAGAAATCAATTTAGACAAGGTACCTGATGAAAGAATACTCGTTGCACATTACGACATTGATGGAATTACTAAACTTAATATACAACAATCGATGGAAAAAATAGATTTTTTGATGGATTACATAAAAGCGGTAGGAAAGAGGCTAGGTTGCATAGACCAATATTTCGGAGGTGATAACTTGGGACTATTCTGCTCCGAGGACACTGTTGAAGCACACATAAAGGTAGTTAAGGAGTTAAATGATGTTAAAGTAGGGATAGGTATCGGTTCAAAAGCTAGAGATGCTTTAAGAAACGCTACTGAGGCATTGGACGAGATTAGAAAATTCAGGGAAGAAAAATGGAAAATAATAGGATAA
- the ribH gene encoding 6,7-dimethyl-8-ribityllumazine synthase, translating into MQENSKINLAIVVAEFNYDITYLMLQRAISHANFLGATVKVVVKVPGSYDMPMIVKELLKRDEIDAVVTLGAVIKGETKHDEIVATQTARKLMDLSVEYGKPVTLGIIGHGATHEQAVERIEEYSTRAVESAIKLVKRARKLKELQLSGDATVVIE; encoded by the coding sequence ATGCAGGAGAACTCGAAGATTAATTTAGCTATAGTCGTAGCTGAATTTAACTACGATATCACATACTTAATGCTACAAAGAGCAATATCCCACGCCAACTTCTTGGGAGCTACAGTTAAAGTAGTAGTGAAAGTCCCCGGGAGTTACGACATGCCCATGATAGTCAAGGAATTACTAAAGAGAGACGAAATAGATGCAGTAGTAACTTTAGGTGCTGTAATTAAAGGAGAAACCAAGCATGACGAAATAGTAGCAACACAGACTGCCAGAAAATTAATGGATCTTTCTGTAGAATACGGCAAACCTGTAACGTTAGGAATTATTGGACACGGAGCCACACATGAACAAGCTGTAGAAAGAATTGAGGAGTACTCAACTAGGGCTGTGGAGTCTGCAATAAAGCTAGTTAAAAGGGCAAGAAAATTGAAGGAGTTACAGCTAAGTGGAGATGCGACGGTGGTAATTGAGTGA
- the ribC gene encoding riboflavin synthase, which translates to MTSRKYGVVDTTFSRVDMGKIAISVIRKEDPDAEIVRYTVPGIKDLPVGAKKLLDQGCDGVITLGWVGKTMLDKYSYLATSIGLIMVQILTSKHVIDVTVHEDESEDEEKLVEIAKDRASKHALNLVKLVKEGGSALTKYAGKGLRQGYTHAGELED; encoded by the coding sequence ATGACCTCACGTAAATACGGAGTTGTAGATACAACCTTTTCTAGAGTAGACATGGGAAAAATAGCCATAAGCGTGATAAGGAAAGAGGACCCAGACGCTGAGATTGTAAGGTATACAGTCCCCGGTATAAAAGACCTACCTGTCGGTGCAAAGAAGTTATTAGATCAAGGATGTGACGGGGTTATTACTTTAGGGTGGGTTGGAAAGACTATGTTAGATAAGTACAGTTATCTGGCTACAAGTATTGGACTGATCATGGTTCAGATATTAACTTCTAAACATGTAATTGACGTAACTGTTCATGAAGATGAATCTGAAGATGAGGAAAAACTCGTTGAGATCGCGAAAGACAGAGCATCAAAACACGCTCTAAACCTTGTTAAGTTAGTCAAAGAAGGAGGATCAGCTTTAACTAAGTATGCTGGTAAAGGTCTCAGGCAGGGGTATACACATGCAGGAGAACTCGAAGATTAA
- a CDS encoding 3,4-dihydroxy-2-butanone-4-phosphate synthase yields MLPPKEEIKRNLESGLPILIYDFDGREEEVDMMFYAGTVTWKSINLLRKDAGGLICYVTGNNEAKKLGITFMTEIVKEKYPPLYKKPPYGDEPAFALWVNHISTRTGINDEDRAKTISELHKTISMIKTREDEARNKFYTEFYAPGHVPILISRGLKNRKGHTELSTSLLEYIGLERSGVIAEMLGDGKSLSKEKAILYAKNNGFLFIEGKEIVLEVIK; encoded by the coding sequence ATGTTACCCCCTAAGGAAGAAATCAAGAGAAACTTAGAATCTGGACTACCGATTTTAATTTATGACTTTGACGGAAGAGAAGAAGAAGTTGACATGATGTTTTATGCAGGTACGGTGACATGGAAAAGTATAAACTTATTAAGAAAAGATGCAGGAGGACTTATCTGCTACGTAACCGGTAATAATGAGGCTAAAAAGTTAGGCATAACTTTTATGACAGAAATAGTGAAAGAGAAGTACCCTCCATTGTATAAGAAACCTCCTTACGGAGACGAACCAGCCTTCGCATTGTGGGTTAACCACATCTCTACCAGAACCGGAATAAACGATGAGGACCGAGCTAAAACAATATCCGAGTTACATAAGACAATTAGCATGATAAAGACAAGGGAGGATGAGGCTAGGAATAAATTCTACACAGAGTTTTATGCACCTGGTCATGTCCCAATTTTAATTTCAAGAGGATTAAAGAACAGAAAGGGTCATACGGAGTTGAGTACATCTTTACTAGAGTATATAGGATTAGAAAGAAGTGGTGTTATAGCTGAAATGCTGGGAGATGGTAAGAGTCTCTCTAAAGAGAAAGCTATACTCTATGCTAAGAATAACGGGTTCCTTTTCATAGAGGGTAAGGAAATTGTGTTAGAGGTGATTAAATGA
- a CDS encoding DUF2208 domain-containing protein, which yields MSGYPQGYPNPYNWKMILISQVLMILMSFVLSLYPQYFLPVYILYILVIMGISSVMMARSNPMLAERKYMGEIYKSNTLFEEKNAGSLIQKDMEYVQKMQQLAVANFKSFGIMILYIIIIFLFYDYVLLKIVGSVTQYEKLAIYLIYFEALYLFNMFVYRRLIKIQMMDAMAPSSYKVTEKGILSTDKSGVFLHSRHLVNAEIIENREKKYVEIDSKTSKLPYKIRLYTNDIDRLLEVLNRVKRMELKRQQSSDS from the coding sequence ATGTCCGGTTATCCTCAAGGATATCCCAATCCCTACAATTGGAAGATGATACTGATATCGCAAGTGCTAATGATTTTAATGTCTTTTGTTCTATCTCTTTATCCTCAATACTTCTTGCCTGTTTATATCCTTTATATTCTCGTGATAATGGGGATATCCAGTGTTATGATGGCTAGAAGTAACCCTATGCTGGCGGAGAGGAAATATATGGGTGAGATATACAAGTCAAATACATTGTTTGAAGAGAAAAATGCTGGAAGTCTTATACAGAAGGATATGGAGTATGTTCAGAAAATGCAACAACTTGCTGTAGCTAACTTTAAGTCGTTCGGTATAATGATTTTGTATATAATAATAATATTTCTATTTTATGACTATGTATTATTAAAAATTGTAGGCAGCGTAACACAATACGAGAAATTAGCAATTTACTTGATCTACTTTGAAGCTCTATATCTTTTCAACATGTTCGTCTATCGTAGACTGATAAAAATCCAGATGATGGACGCTATGGCTCCCTCAAGTTATAAAGTAACAGAGAAAGGAATATTATCCACAGATAAAAGCGGTGTATTCTTACATTCGAGGCATTTGGTCAACGCTGAAATAATAGAGAACAGGGAGAAGAAATATGTAGAGATAGATTCTAAAACTTCAAAGCTTCCATACAAAATAAGACTCTACACAAATGATATAGATAGGCTCTTGGAGGTTCTTAATAGAGTTAAAAGGATGGAGTTAAAGAGACAACAGTCTTCCGATTCGTGA
- a CDS encoding cobyrinate a,c-diamide synthase: protein MILPRIIISSDRSNSGKTLITSGIARALSKKFKVRTFKAGPDFIDSKYLKIATGSPAINLDIWLMGEDGVKQTLAKYSKGYHLGIIEGVMGLYDGVDIRYSTYELSKITHTPIVLVINCSSLASTAGAIIKGLKEYGNANVKGVIFNQVGSSTHFNYCKRSVPEDIEVLGYINFDKQLTVPSRHLGLYTTEDFNKAEEVISYTSRLVEENVDLDRLVEISKDTKPIDNEVTSEDQSKQEGIAYIALDSAFNFYYEANLDFLRKKYKLEFFSPLNNDRPTETPDFIYIGGGYPELHLEELENSTLTKEWIKRNSERGVKILGECGGLMYLSKELIDTQGRSYRMVDIFDISIKTKDKLTIGYTELEPIRITYLSSSTIKGHEFHVSKPIQVGSDVQFAFRNKIGKGIWEEKDGALYENTIGLYSHLYFSRIGRLLSL from the coding sequence GTGATCCTACCCCGTATAATCATTTCTTCAGACAGAAGTAACTCAGGTAAGACGCTAATAACTTCTGGGATAGCCAGAGCACTATCCAAAAAGTTTAAAGTGAGGACTTTTAAGGCTGGACCAGATTTCATAGACTCTAAGTACTTAAAGATAGCTACCGGTTCTCCAGCAATCAATCTAGACATTTGGCTCATGGGAGAGGATGGAGTAAAGCAGACACTAGCAAAATACAGCAAGGGTTACCATCTTGGTATAATTGAAGGAGTGATGGGTCTATATGATGGAGTTGATATTAGATACAGCACTTACGAGCTGTCCAAAATAACCCACACGCCGATAGTTCTGGTAATAAATTGTAGTAGTCTAGCTAGCACGGCAGGTGCTATAATAAAAGGACTGAAAGAGTATGGAAACGCTAATGTAAAAGGAGTAATATTTAACCAAGTAGGTTCATCTACTCACTTTAACTATTGTAAAAGATCAGTTCCAGAAGACATCGAGGTTCTCGGCTACATAAACTTCGATAAACAACTTACAGTTCCATCAAGGCATTTAGGTCTATACACAACTGAAGACTTCAACAAAGCTGAAGAAGTGATCAGTTACACCTCCAGACTTGTAGAAGAAAACGTAGATTTAGATAGACTGGTGGAAATTTCAAAAGATACAAAGCCGATAGATAATGAAGTGACCAGCGAGGATCAATCTAAACAAGAGGGAATCGCCTATATCGCACTGGATTCCGCATTCAACTTTTACTATGAAGCTAACCTAGACTTCTTAAGAAAAAAATATAAGCTCGAGTTCTTTAGCCCTTTAAATAACGACAGACCTACAGAAACTCCAGACTTTATATACATCGGAGGCGGTTATCCCGAGTTACACCTAGAAGAGTTAGAGAATTCTACTTTGACAAAAGAATGGATCAAGAGAAACTCTGAGCGAGGTGTTAAAATACTAGGTGAATGCGGAGGACTCATGTATCTCTCTAAAGAGTTGATCGATACTCAAGGAAGATCTTATCGTATGGTTGACATATTCGATATTTCGATAAAGACTAAGGATAAGCTGACTATAGGTTATACGGAGTTAGAGCCGATTAGGATTACTTATCTATCATCTTCCACAATCAAAGGGCATGAGTTTCACGTCTCTAAGCCAATTCAAGTAGGATCTGATGTTCAGTTTGCATTCAGAAATAAGATCGGAAAAGGTATATGGGAGGAAAAAGATGGTGCATTATACGAAAACACTATAGGATTGTATTCTCACTTATACTTTTCACGAATCGGAAGACTGTTGTCTCTTTAA